Proteins from a single region of Scytonema millei VB511283:
- a CDS encoding single-stranded DNA-binding protein — protein MNSCILMAEIKEEPQLRHVNNDNLLAIAEMMVSIPGLRAEDPSATLRVVGWGKMADEIQQNYHKGDRVIIEGRLGMNTVERQEGFKEKRAELTAQRIHKLDGVNLTSSATEREETSSYTPPAPQPRAAAPVERQPAPVAVAAPQESPKPPVEVDEDDIPF, from the coding sequence ATGAACAGCTGTATTTTAATGGCAGAAATTAAAGAAGAGCCGCAATTACGTCACGTCAATAATGACAACCTGCTGGCGATCGCCGAAATGATGGTTAGTATTCCTGGGCTAAGGGCAGAAGACCCCTCAGCGACTCTAAGAGTTGTCGGTTGGGGCAAAATGGCAGACGAAATTCAGCAAAACTACCACAAAGGCGATCGCGTCATTATTGAAGGTCGTTTAGGTATGAATACTGTAGAGCGACAAGAGGGTTTTAAAGAGAAACGAGCTGAATTAACCGCACAACGCATTCACAAGCTGGATGGTGTTAACCTCACGTCTTCCGCCACCGAACGGGAAGAAACAAGTAGCTATACCCCACCAGCGCCCCAGCCGCGTGCTGCAGCGCCAGTCGAAAGACAACCCGCCCCCGTCGCCGTCGCCGCACCGCAAGAGTCACCTAAGCCACCTGTAGAAGTCGATGAGGATGATATTCCGTTTTAA
- a CDS encoding response regulator transcription factor, translated as MRILVVEDNELIAETLADVLQDQHYVVDIALDGEVGWQQAEAFDYDLILLDLMLPKLDGISLCKRLRSSGYGKPILMLTARDSSADKIVGLDSGADDYVIKPFDVNELAARIRALLRRDSPGRQPILSWGELKLDPSTLAVTYGSQAVNVTSKEYQMLELFLRNRQRIFSQAELLDRLWALEDSPNEEVVRAHIKRLRHKLTNVGVPKDAIQTVHGLGYRLKERS; from the coding sequence ATGCGTATTTTAGTAGTCGAGGATAACGAACTGATTGCGGAGACACTAGCAGACGTGCTGCAAGACCAGCATTATGTCGTAGATATTGCCCTTGATGGAGAAGTTGGTTGGCAACAGGCGGAGGCTTTCGACTACGACTTAATTTTGTTAGATCTGATGCTACCTAAACTAGATGGCATTAGCCTCTGCAAACGTCTGCGGAGTTCTGGTTATGGAAAACCAATTCTGATGCTCACGGCACGGGACTCCTCTGCTGATAAGATTGTCGGTTTGGATAGTGGGGCTGATGATTACGTGATCAAACCTTTTGATGTTAACGAATTAGCAGCTCGCATCCGCGCCTTGTTACGTCGAGATAGCCCGGGGCGACAACCGATTCTCAGTTGGGGAGAGTTAAAGTTAGATCCCAGCACCTTAGCTGTCACCTATGGCTCTCAAGCAGTTAATGTCACCTCCAAAGAATATCAAATGCTGGAGTTGTTTTTGCGCAATCGCCAGCGGATCTTCAGCCAAGCTGAGCTTTTGGATCGCCTCTGGGCATTAGAAGATTCGCCGAATGAAGAAGTCGTGAGAGCGCACATTAAGCGCTTGCGCCACAAGCTGACAAATGTAGGAGTCCCGAAAGACGCAATCCAAACAGTCCACGGCTTGGGTTATCGCCTCAAGGAGCGATCGTGA
- a CDS encoding ABC transporter ATP-binding protein: protein MSDVLTVRDLQVEFATDDNRLIKAVNGISFELKRGQTLGIVGESGSGKSVTSLAMMRLIPTPGKVTRGQIKFWTADGQAVDLLQLSPAQMQKYRGDRLAMVFQEPMSALNPVFTIGFQLTEAIRLHQNVSQAEARRQATARLQEVKLLPSDEELQQKYFATVKQPNASARQIQTWVNQQKLAILDRYPHELSGGQLQRVTIAMAISCNPAILIADEPTTALDVTVQATIMDLLRELRDRRQMSMMFITHDLGLVAEIADAIAVMYKGKIVEYGSVEQIFSQPQHPYTKGLLACRPALNSRPQKLLTVTDFMTVSETPTGELEIESKQPQYPALIPSEATHQRLEQLQQQPPLLEVKNLQVGFPMRGGFGQTKRYFMAVNGVEFQVYPGETLGLVGESGCGKTTLGRTILRLIQPIGGKIFFAGKDVTTLKGEQLQRLRREMQIVFQNPYSSLDPRMKIGEAVMEPMWIHGTSKTTRQRRERAAEFLAKVGIEPKLMNRYPHEFSGGQRQRICIARALALYPEVKFIICDESVSSLDVSVQAQVLNLLKELQQELKLTYIFISHDLSVVKFMSDRILVMNQGQLVEQGSAETIYSQPQQEYTRRLIASIPTGSPERIHQRQQHISVTSDQ, encoded by the coding sequence ATGAGTGATGTCCTCACAGTTCGCGATTTGCAGGTAGAGTTTGCTACAGATGACAATAGACTCATCAAAGCTGTTAACGGAATTTCGTTTGAACTGAAGCGGGGACAAACGCTGGGAATTGTTGGGGAATCGGGTTCGGGTAAGTCAGTCACTTCTCTGGCAATGATGAGACTGATTCCGACTCCTGGAAAGGTGACGCGGGGGCAAATCAAATTTTGGACAGCAGACGGGCAGGCAGTAGATTTATTGCAACTATCTCCTGCCCAGATGCAGAAATATCGAGGCGATCGCTTGGCAATGGTGTTTCAAGAGCCAATGAGCGCCCTCAACCCAGTCTTTACAATTGGGTTTCAACTAACTGAAGCCATTCGCTTGCACCAAAACGTATCTCAAGCTGAAGCCCGTCGTCAAGCGACTGCGCGGTTGCAGGAAGTGAAACTTTTACCCAGTGACGAAGAGTTACAACAGAAATATTTCGCCACCGTCAAGCAGCCAAATGCATCGGCACGCCAAATTCAAACTTGGGTCAACCAACAAAAACTTGCCATACTCGATCGCTATCCCCACGAGCTATCAGGAGGGCAATTACAGCGGGTGACAATTGCAATGGCAATTTCCTGCAATCCCGCCATTTTGATTGCTGACGAGCCTACCACAGCCCTAGACGTGACCGTACAAGCGACGATTATGGACTTGTTGCGGGAATTGCGCGATCGCCGTCAGATGTCCATGATGTTTATTACCCATGACTTGGGATTGGTGGCAGAAATTGCCGATGCGATCGCGGTGATGTACAAGGGGAAAATTGTCGAATACGGTTCGGTAGAGCAAATTTTTTCCCAACCCCAACACCCTTACACGAAAGGCTTATTAGCCTGTCGTCCGGCGCTAAATTCCCGACCGCAAAAACTCCTGACAGTTACCGACTTCATGACGGTAAGCGAAACCCCTACGGGAGAATTGGAAATTGAGTCAAAACAACCGCAATATCCCGCATTAATTCCATCAGAAGCCACTCACCAGCGGTTAGAGCAATTACAACAACAGCCACCTCTATTAGAAGTCAAAAATCTTCAAGTTGGCTTTCCCATGCGTGGAGGTTTCGGTCAAACGAAGCGCTATTTCATGGCAGTCAATGGCGTTGAGTTTCAAGTTTATCCAGGAGAAACTTTGGGATTAGTCGGTGAATCTGGTTGCGGCAAAACAACTTTGGGTAGAACGATTTTAAGGCTGATTCAACCGATTGGTGGGAAAATCTTTTTTGCCGGGAAAGACGTTACCACTCTCAAAGGCGAACAGTTACAGCGACTTCGCCGAGAAATGCAAATTGTGTTTCAAAATCCATATAGTTCTCTCGATCCTCGGATGAAGATTGGCGAGGCAGTGATGGAACCAATGTGGATTCATGGCACTAGTAAGACAACGAGACAGCGACGAGAAAGAGCCGCAGAATTTTTAGCTAAAGTTGGGATAGAACCTAAATTGATGAACCGCTATCCCCATGAATTTTCTGGCGGACAACGGCAGCGAATTTGTATTGCTAGAGCGCTGGCGCTTTATCCTGAAGTTAAATTTATTATCTGCGATGAATCTGTTTCCTCGTTAGATGTGTCGGTACAAGCACAGGTACTCAATCTTTTAAAAGAATTACAACAAGAATTAAAGCTCACTTATATTTTTATTTCGCACGATCTGAGCGTGGTGAAATTCATGAGCGATCGCATTTTGGTGATGAATCAAGGACAACTTGTCGAACAAGGGAGTGCTGAAACAATTTACTCCCAACCGCAACAAGAATACACGCGCAGATTAATCGCTTCCATCCCTACGGGTTCGCCAGAAAGAATTCACCAACGCCAGCAACATATATCAGTGACTAGTGACCAGTGA
- a CDS encoding cobalt-precorrin-6A reductase: MNKRVEGAGEVGGEIIQNSLHSSLLAPLWLIGGTQESAQLAEAIAWANLPCIISVTTESARALYPDAACLQVWVGRFTLLEIEAFVQQQQVVGVLDASHPYAVEISQGAIAVCQKLGIPYLRYERPVLRQGAGSREQGRIIRLNSFESLLSGDYLQGRRVLLTVGYRPLHLFQSWQDKATLFARILPSEIALESALKTGFTNDRLICLRPPISSELEAALWRQWNISVVVTKASGTPGGEDVKRTVAAELGIDLIAIARPTVEYPQQTSDLSVALDFCRMLFGS; encoded by the coding sequence ATGAACAAGAGAGTTGAGGGAGCTGGGGAAGTTGGAGGAGAAATAATCCAAAATTCTCTTCACTCCTCACTCCTCGCTCCTCTGTGGCTCATTGGTGGAACGCAGGAAAGCGCTCAATTAGCTGAGGCGATCGCGTGGGCTAATTTGCCGTGTATAATTTCTGTCACAACGGAATCAGCTCGCGCGCTCTACCCCGATGCGGCTTGTTTGCAAGTGTGGGTGGGGCGTTTTACCTTATTGGAGATTGAGGCGTTCGTGCAACAGCAGCAGGTAGTTGGTGTGTTGGATGCATCACACCCTTATGCTGTGGAAATTTCTCAAGGTGCGATCGCGGTTTGTCAAAAGTTGGGAATTCCCTATTTGCGGTACGAGCGCCCTGTTTTGAGGCAGGGGGCAGGAAGCAGGGAGCAGGGGAGAATAATAAGATTAAATAGTTTTGAGTCTTTGCTGTCGGGGGACTACTTACAGGGACGACGGGTGTTATTGACTGTAGGTTATCGACCTCTGCATCTGTTTCAATCTTGGCAGGATAAGGCAACTTTATTTGCTCGCATTTTACCTAGTGAGATCGCATTGGAATCTGCTTTGAAGACTGGGTTTACTAACGATCGCTTAATTTGTCTGCGTCCACCAATTTCGTCTGAATTAGAGGCGGCTTTGTGGCGACAATGGAATATTTCTGTAGTGGTGACTAAGGCTTCTGGTACGCCTGGGGGAGAGGATGTGAAGCGGACTGTGGCTGCTGAATTAGGGATCGATTTAATTGCGATCGCTCGTCCAACGGTTGAATATCCGCAGCAAACTAGCGATTTATCAGTGGCTCTAGATTTTTGCCGCATGTTATTTGGTAGTTGA
- a CDS encoding sensor histidine kinase — MNSKALRYRLFGTYLAIMAVLLGAFAGVTYWLFARSLYWDLDQQLTAMARIAALSLSKQKHPQVDLNDDIWEDLEIRGVTLEWFDANGKPLATQGRRRSSLPPQVSDSVQQIGQLRQLTIAVRSPEIQRAGELQGYVRVSKSLRTVDELLEKWRWRLSLGLLTELGLCGLGGYWLTRQTVQPIEQSLMRVKWFTANASHELRSPLTVIKSNIGLILNHPERIHAADKKRIAAIAWAADQMTNLIEDLLFLARSDQTQQIPHSAKAPLDLEPTLKSLVESFEPQAQAKEILLTSDLTSGLYILGDIAHINRLFSNLIANAIQYTPKGGQIWVTARTQGTQVQVDVRDTGIGIATENMDRIFDPFWQADEARSYHSRGYGLGLAIAKTITTQHSGKIFVNSELGQGTTFTVALPLSFSVMS, encoded by the coding sequence GTGAATTCAAAAGCTCTCAGATACCGCTTATTTGGCACGTATTTGGCGATTATGGCAGTGCTATTAGGTGCGTTTGCAGGAGTGACCTATTGGCTATTTGCTCGCAGTCTCTACTGGGATTTAGACCAGCAACTGACGGCGATGGCAAGAATTGCAGCCTTGAGTCTGAGCAAGCAGAAGCATCCTCAAGTCGATTTGAATGATGATATTTGGGAAGATTTAGAAATTCGCGGCGTGACATTGGAATGGTTCGATGCTAATGGTAAACCCTTGGCAACACAGGGAAGGCGTAGATCGTCGCTGCCACCCCAAGTGTCTGACTCGGTGCAGCAAATTGGGCAGTTACGCCAGTTGACGATCGCCGTTCGTAGCCCTGAGATTCAAAGAGCAGGAGAATTGCAGGGATATGTTCGAGTCAGTAAATCTCTCAGAACGGTGGATGAGCTGCTAGAAAAGTGGCGCTGGCGGTTGAGTCTCGGTTTGCTCACAGAGCTGGGGTTATGTGGACTAGGCGGATATTGGCTGACGCGCCAAACGGTGCAACCCATCGAACAAAGTCTGATGCGAGTCAAATGGTTTACTGCCAACGCTTCTCACGAACTGAGAAGTCCGTTGACAGTGATTAAAAGTAATATCGGTCTAATTTTGAATCATCCAGAGCGAATTCATGCTGCGGACAAGAAAAGAATCGCAGCGATCGCCTGGGCTGCCGATCAAATGACAAATCTAATTGAGGATTTACTCTTTCTCGCCCGCTCCGACCAAACTCAACAGATACCCCACTCAGCAAAAGCCCCTTTAGATCTAGAGCCAACATTAAAAAGTTTAGTCGAGTCCTTTGAACCCCAGGCTCAAGCAAAAGAAATTCTCCTGACATCAGATTTAACTTCAGGATTATATATATTGGGGGACATCGCTCACATCAATCGATTGTTCTCTAACTTAATTGCCAATGCAATTCAATACACTCCAAAGGGCGGGCAGATCTGGGTGACAGCGCGCACTCAAGGCACGCAGGTCCAGGTTGACGTGCGAGATACTGGAATTGGCATTGCAACAGAAAATATGGATCGAATTTTCGATCCCTTTTGGCAGGCAGATGAGGCTCGCTCCTATCATTCACGCGGCTATGGCTTGGGTTTAGCTATCGCCAAGACAATTACGACGCAGCACTCAGGCAAGATTTTTGTCAACAGCGAACTGGGACAGGGAACGACCTTTACAGTCGCTTTACCCCTGTCGTTCTCAGTGATGTCTTAG
- a CDS encoding mannose-1-phosphate guanyltransferase: MRAVLMAGGSGTRLRPLTCDLPKPMVPVLNRPIAEHIINLLKRHQITEVIATLHYLPDVMRDYFQDGSDFGVQMTYAVEEDQPLGTAGCVKNIAELLDRTFLVISGDSITDFDLTAAIEFHKQKKSKATVVLTRVPNPIEFGVVITDESQRIRRFLEKPSSSEIFSDTVNTGTYILEPEVLEYLPENQESDFSKELFPLLLEKDEPMYGYIAQGYWCDVGHLDAYRESQYDALDRKVKLDYAYEERSSGIWIGQNTHIDPTASLEAPCLIGDNCRIGARVQISAGTVIGDNVTVGADANLKRPIVWNGALIGDEAHLRACVISRGTRVDRRAHVLEGAVVGSLSTVGEEALISSSVRVWPSKQIESGATLNINLIWGHTAQRNLFGQRGVTGLANIDITPEFAVKLGAAYGSTLKPGAQVTVSRDQRSISRMVTRSLIAGLMSVGINIQNLDATAIPMARTVISTMGVSGGIHVRVHPDRPDYILIEFIDPKGINISKALEKKIEGAYFKEDLRRVQIHEIGNVVYPTQMVSTYCTAFEQHLNVEAVRHSNSKVVIDYSYAVTGAVLPQMLAKFGCDAVVLNASLKPTAVSAVEKEALLMQLGHVVEALKANFGVQVSANGEQMTLVDEAGIPIRGEMLTALMVNMMLTAHPRGTVVVPVHVSSAVEQIARRHDAKIIRTKANPTALMEECRRTPNVVLGGSGETGFIFPQLHPGFDGMFCIAKLIEMLTIQERSLAAIRTELPRVYHKSYTVRCPWTVKGALMRHLVETHPAERLELTDGVKILDRHEDNWILILPDAGEPVVHLFANSNDRDWIDESLREYRHRVQEFVEQEQGVEPSVSSLEGLEAR; encoded by the coding sequence ATGCGCGCAGTACTGATGGCTGGAGGATCTGGAACGCGGCTTCGACCGCTGACTTGCGATCTTCCCAAACCGATGGTTCCAGTGCTGAATCGACCGATCGCAGAACATATTATTAATCTGCTCAAACGGCATCAGATTACAGAAGTGATTGCCACCCTACACTACTTACCTGACGTAATGCGCGACTACTTTCAAGATGGTAGCGACTTTGGCGTACAGATGACTTATGCCGTTGAGGAAGATCAGCCGCTAGGGACAGCAGGCTGCGTCAAAAATATCGCCGAATTGCTCGATCGCACGTTTTTAGTGATTAGCGGTGATAGCATTACGGATTTCGACCTCACCGCCGCCATAGAATTTCACAAACAGAAAAAATCGAAAGCCACTGTAGTTTTAACCCGCGTTCCCAACCCAATTGAATTTGGTGTAGTAATTACAGATGAATCGCAACGCATCCGCCGCTTTTTAGAAAAACCTTCTTCCAGTGAAATTTTTTCCGACACGGTAAATACTGGTACTTATATTTTGGAACCAGAAGTATTGGAATATCTGCCAGAAAATCAAGAAAGCGACTTTTCTAAAGAATTATTTCCCCTATTACTGGAAAAAGACGAGCCAATGTATGGTTACATTGCTCAAGGCTACTGGTGCGATGTCGGTCACTTAGATGCCTATCGAGAAAGCCAGTACGACGCACTCGATCGCAAAGTTAAACTCGACTATGCTTACGAGGAGAGGTCTTCAGGAATTTGGATCGGACAAAATACTCACATCGATCCGACTGCCAGCCTAGAAGCCCCTTGTTTAATCGGTGATAATTGCCGCATTGGAGCCAGAGTCCAAATTTCTGCGGGTACGGTCATTGGCGACAACGTTACCGTTGGCGCTGATGCCAACCTGAAGCGCCCGATTGTCTGGAATGGAGCGCTGATTGGAGACGAGGCGCACTTGAGAGCCTGCGTTATTTCTCGCGGTACGCGGGTAGACCGTCGCGCCCACGTTTTAGAAGGTGCGGTGGTGGGTTCCTTGTCCACCGTAGGGGAAGAAGCCTTGATCAGTTCCAGCGTCAGAGTTTGGCCCAGCAAGCAAATTGAATCGGGCGCGACGTTAAATATTAACTTAATTTGGGGTCACACCGCTCAGCGCAATCTCTTCGGTCAGCGAGGCGTGACGGGATTGGCAAATATTGACATTACACCCGAATTTGCCGTCAAACTGGGAGCCGCCTATGGTTCGACATTAAAACCAGGAGCGCAGGTGACAGTTTCCCGCGACCAGCGCAGTATTTCTCGCATGGTCACGCGATCGCTAATTGCAGGATTGATGTCTGTAGGTATCAATATTCAAAACCTTGATGCTACCGCAATTCCAATGGCACGGACTGTAATCTCAACGATGGGAGTGTCTGGAGGCATTCACGTTAGAGTGCATCCCGATCGCCCAGATTACATTTTGATTGAATTTATCGACCCCAAAGGCATCAATATTTCTAAAGCTCTAGAAAAGAAAATTGAAGGGGCTTATTTTAAAGAAGACCTGCGGCGCGTGCAAATTCACGAAATTGGTAATGTCGTCTATCCAACCCAAATGGTATCTACCTACTGCACGGCATTCGAGCAGCACCTCAATGTCGAAGCGGTACGTCACAGTAACTCTAAAGTCGTGATCGACTACTCTTATGCAGTTACTGGGGCAGTCCTACCGCAAATGTTAGCTAAATTTGGCTGCGATGCAGTGGTGTTAAATGCTAGCCTCAAACCAACCGCTGTCAGTGCCGTAGAGAAAGAAGCATTACTGATGCAATTGGGTCATGTCGTCGAAGCACTCAAAGCTAACTTCGGCGTGCAGGTGTCGGCGAATGGCGAACAAATGACCTTAGTAGATGAAGCAGGTATCCCCATTCGGGGCGAAATGCTGACGGCTTTGATGGTCAACATGATGCTGACAGCACACCCCAGAGGCACTGTCGTCGTACCCGTTCACGTTTCTAGCGCTGTAGAGCAAATTGCCCGTCGCCACGATGCGAAAATCATTCGTACCAAGGCAAACCCCACCGCCTTGATGGAAGAATGCCGTCGCACGCCAAACGTAGTTTTAGGCGGAAGTGGAGAAACAGGCTTTATTTTCCCGCAATTGCATCCAGGGTTTGACGGGATGTTCTGCATCGCCAAGCTGATCGAAATGTTGACCATTCAAGAGCGATCGCTTGCCGCTATTCGCACCGAACTCCCCCGCGTCTACCACAAGTCATATACAGTCCGGTGTCCGTGGACGGTCAAGGGGGCGTTGATGCGTCATCTCGTCGAAACCCATCCAGCAGAAAGACTCGAACTGACCGACGGTGTAAAGATTCTCGATCGCCATGAAGATAATTGGATTTTGATCTTGCCAGATGCAGGGGAACCAGTGGTACATTTGTTCGCAAATAGTAACGATCGAGATTGGATAGATGAATCCTTGCGGGAATACCGTCACCGCGTTCAAGAGTTCGTAGAACAAGAACAAGGAGTGGAGCCATCCGTCTCATCTCTGGAAGGACTAGAGGCAAGATAG